The following nucleotide sequence is from Scleropages formosus chromosome 4, fSclFor1.1, whole genome shotgun sequence.
TTTGGTCTCATCCCTGAAAACTTAGCAGAAACACTCATTACCAGGATTTATAACCTGGACAGCGTTTTACATTTAACGTTGTTTTAATGGAAATAACTTGTTACAAAGGGGGCACGTAAAGTCAGTAACTAAAAATTttagtaataaaaaatgttttaaaatgcccAGTTGCACGCAACTGTTGGCCACCTGCAGACCCCCGGGAGGGCACCTGTGCGGCATTTTATTTGCCGCCTCTTTAACGAAGCCATCAGTTGGATTTCAAAACACTTCTTCCTTTGTAAGGTCAACAGCTCATTGATGGTCCCAAAGACTGACGTTACCAACCTCTAACGTGATCTGCAtttacttatctgacactttcctcaaaaGGAACCTACGATATTATTTTCAAtctacccattaatacagctgggtaattctggtggagggtaagtatgttgctcaagcttactacagctgtaggtgggattgaaacccgagagtccaaaggcagcagcactaacccctacgccaccagctgctccTTACTGTCTGCCAACCAAGGGAAAGGTAGCGAACCCCTCACCTATGCCAGCAATGTAGAACTGCTTGGTGTACTTCTCCACACGGTACCAGTATTTCACGTAAATAGTCAGATCGATGGGATGCAGCTCCTCTGTATACGGGCAGTGTGTCCGGTCCAGGCAGATCATTCCGGACCGATCGGCATCCGCAGCGCAGGAGATATTGCTCTGTCCCGAAGAGCTGCGGACAGGAAACCGAGGCATCAGCTGAAACAACAGAATATCTCACCCGCCGTCAAAGTTTGGAACCGATTTTGTTCTACGTTGAGACGTCGATCCTTAGCCGACACCTTTTTCAAATCGGCTTTCCGTTTTGCCATCAAACAGCCGTATGCTGAACTTGACCAATTCCGGTTGGCAagattacattatatttatttgccacttttctcaaaagcacctTGCACTTATTTACTAATttctacagctgagtaattttacagtaagtaccttgctcaagggtactacagctggaagtgggattcgaccTTGTGACCTTTaggttgaaaggcagcagctccaaccgctacgctaccagctgtctcgtTATTTGAACGTAATACAGAAGGTCTCCTCCAGgtaattaaaccaaaaaaattcaGGTTACAAGCTTATTATACAATTTGCTGCACTATTAAATACTATcgacataaaaagaaaaatgcatccATCATTCTGAGATGTTCGCGGACCATAAGACGACACGTGCTGTAAAATGAGCGATCTTACCGCGTAACGGCGGCGAAGAACAAGTCTCCCCTACGGCCCTCGCTCCACTTCCAAGAACAGTGGAAAATCCCGCTATAGTTCCTTGATGTGCACTGGATATAATCTGTACGGAATTGAAACAACACTGCTGTAAGCACTTCTGATTGTGCCGCCTTTGTGCATCTTTCAGCCTGAGATCCCTGAAGAAATGCAGGAACGTCCCGTTTCCAAACTCTATTCAgaaccattttatttaaatactgcattttGGAGCATTTCCATTGCCACGCTAAAGGGTACAGCTGCATATCTTCGCGTTATAGACGCGAACCACCTGGATATCCATTGAGGATCGTGCATGGTTACCGAGTGTACGTGATTTTATTTTAGGTGATCCCTCCACAATGTCGAACCCTAGGAAGACGACACTTTGACTGCATGGTTCAGTGAAGCTGTGATGTTCTGCCTAACTGTTTTCCAGACATATTTTCATGGATTTTTCCACATTAATAAACTTTGTCTCCAACTCTGTGGTTTCACGTGTCAGTCATTTGGGCTCCATGCTGTTTGCTTCTTTGCTCATCATTTATTTCACCCAGAAAAACCCAGAACTTTCTTCTACAGAGGACCTTCTACATACTGTGAAGTTACAAACAAACCAAGACAAAGACGACAGACATGGTTTCCAGACAGAAAACATACGTTGAAGGTTTATAAAAAGGCTAAGAACCTCAAAGATCAACCTGGAGATCTTTCTGGAATGTAATCCAGTGTGACATTCAGAAGAACCAGGTTACTGATGTGAAAATGACACACGCTTGCCACCATACCTGTGTTCTCCACCTTGTCCAGGATTTTCCTTGCCTGGCTCTTGCCATTCAACAGTTGCACCAGCACCAGGGTATGGTTGAGAAAACTCCCGTTGCTGTCATGGCAGGAGTAGTTCCCTCCAGTCAACTCTTCCACAGTGACCTGGATGTGGTTGCCCTGTTGGTCAATCTCCTGGCCCTCATTCCTCCAGAAGACCTCCTGACCCTCATAAGCCTCCCCACAACTTAAGGGGATTTGCATCTGTGTGTGGATGTTCAGGTCTGTGTTCACAACCAGTACTGGAAAACAACAAGATGCACTCTGGAGATGCTCGGACTCAGTTTAGGAAAGGAGCTCCATGAAATTTTCTGATTTGTGCCTTAATTTGGGATTTGATGTAGGATCTACAAGAGCTACCATACAACACATTGtcacacattcaaacacacactctcaagCATCGTATGTAGGTAGaagtggtc
It contains:
- the il12bb gene encoding interleukin-12 subunit beta, translated to MILGLQTLLLFLLQTPGGSSQHSEAGYWFLQPNVLVVNTDLNIHTQMQIPLSCGEAYEGQEVFWRNEGQEIDQQGNHIQVTVEELTGGNYSCHDSNGSFLNHTLVLVQLLNGKSQARKILDKVENTDYIQCTSRNYSGIFHCSWKWSEGRRGDLFFAAVTRSSGQSNISCAADADRSGMICLDRTHCPYTEELHPIDLTIYVKYWYRVEKYTKQFYIAGIVKPDRVRLRKAHGNTFEWEYPSTWNIPDSFFPLHFEVKVAPLNKDCDAEGEQSRVQVIFTEKRTFSVSRRKNFLFCVRSQDTLTKSGWSEWEQRK